In the Malania oleifera isolate guangnan ecotype guangnan chromosome 1, ASM2987363v1, whole genome shotgun sequence genome, one interval contains:
- the LOC131150396 gene encoding probable E3 ubiquitin-protein ligase ATL44: MITARNTPRLLRALNYSAPPPESVVAESDLVVILAALLCALICLAGLIAVVRCAWLRQSSAGGELGGHSEEILHNNNNNRRGLKKKVVESLPKISYDGRDEYKGGGGALRVGEECGICLAEYGDGEEIRVLPPCSHSFHVRCIDTWLASHSSCPSCRRQILLLRLPACQKCGHSPAATANISGCVEARRDHAYPPAFLP; encoded by the coding sequence ATGATTACTGCCAGAAATACTCCAAGGCTGCTGAGAGCCCTTAACTACTCAGCTCCACCACCCGAGTCTGTTGTGGCGGAGTCTGACTTGGTGGTGATTCTGGCTGCTCTACTTTGTGCTCTCATATGCTTGGCGGGGCTTATTGCAGTGGTTCGGTGTGCATGGCTGCGGCAGAGCTCTGCAGGCGGAGAGCTCGGAGGCCATTCGGAGGAAATattgcataataataataacaacaggAGAGGACTGAAGAAGAAGGTGGTGGAATCCCTTCCAAAAATCAGCTACGACGGCCGTGATGAGTACAAGGGTGGTGGGGGCGCACTGAGGGTGGGGGAAGAGTGTGGGATATGCTTGGCGGAGTATGGGGATGGGGAGGAGATAAGGGTGCTGCCGCCGTGCAGTCACAGCTTCCATGTTAGATGCATCGATACCTGGCTTGCTTCTCACTCCTCTTGCCCCTCCTGCCGTCGCCAAATTCTCCTCCTACGCCTCCCTGCCTGTCAGAAATGCGGCCATTCCCCAGCTGCCACAGCCAATATCTCTGGCTGCGTTGAGGCCAGAAGAGATCATGCCTACCCTCCTGCCTTTTTACCTTGA